The region GGGTGGCCTGCTCGGCCGACTCGGGGTGGCCGCTGACGGTCTGGCCGCCGCGGGTGCGTCGACGCGTGCGGGTGCTGCGCTTGGCCGGCCTGTCACCGTTGTCCTCGGTGCTGCGCTGACGGGACGACTTCGTGGCCGACGCGCTGCGGGCACGCCCGATCGAGCCGCCCGCATCGGCCGGGATGTTGAGTTCCTCGTAGAGGTGCGGCGAGCTCGAGTACGTCTCGGCGGGCTCGGGCGTGTCGAGGCCGAGCGCCTTGTCGATCATCGACCAGCGGGGCAGCTCGTCCCAGTCCACCAGCGTCACCGCGATTCCCGTCTTGCCCGCGCGACCGGTACGGCCGATGCGGTGCACGTAGGACTGCTCGTCCTCGGGGATCTGGAAGTTGATGACGTGGGTGATGTCGTCGATGTCGATGCCGCGCGCCGCGACGTCGGTCGCCACCAGCACGTCGACCTCGCCGGTGCGGAAGGCCTTGAGCGCCTTCTCCCGGGCGCCCTGGCCCAGGTCACCGTGTACGGCGCCGACCTTGAACCCGCGCTCGGATAGCTCGTCGGCCACCTTCTGCGCGGTGCGCTTGGTGCGGGTGAAGATCATCGTGGCGCCCCGGCCCTCGGCCTGCAGGATGCGGCTGACCATCTCGACCTTGTCGAGCGCGTGCGCCCGGTAGGCGAACTGCTCGGTGGTGTCGTGGGTGGCCGCCGAATGCGGGGCCTCGGCGCGGATGTGCGTCGGCTGGGTCATGAACGTCCGGGCCAGCGTGATGATCGGGTCCGGCATGGTCGCCGAGAACAGCATGGCCTGCCGCTGGGCGGGGATCTGCTTGAGGATCCGCTCGATGTCGGGCAGGAAGCCCAGGTCGAGCATCTCGTCGGCCTCGTCGAGCACCAGCGTCGACAGGCCGCCGAGCTGCAGGTGACCCTGCTGCGCGAGATCGAGAAGCCGGCCCGGGGTGCCGACGACCACGTCGACGCCCTTCTGCAGCGCCTCGATCTGCGGCTCGTA is a window of Mycolicibacterium chubuense NBB4 DNA encoding:
- a CDS encoding DEAD/DEAH box helicase produces the protein MTPVTQHPTFAELGVRDEIVRALADNGIEHAFAIQELTLPLALAGDDLIGQARTGMGKTFAFGVPLLHRITTDTERPLTGIPRALIVVPTRELCLQVYGDLVGASKYLMADDTRKLTVTAIYGGRPYEPQIEALQKGVDVVVGTPGRLLDLAQQGHLQLGGLSTLVLDEADEMLDLGFLPDIERILKQIPAQRQAMLFSATMPDPIITLARTFMTQPTHIRAEAPHSAATHDTTEQFAYRAHALDKVEMVSRILQAEGRGATMIFTRTKRTAQKVADELSERGFKVGAVHGDLGQGAREKALKAFRTGEVDVLVATDVAARGIDIDDITHVINFQIPEDEQSYVHRIGRTGRAGKTGIAVTLVDWDELPRWSMIDKALGLDTPEPAETYSSSPHLYEELNIPADAGGSIGRARSASATKSSRQRSTEDNGDRPAKRSTRTRRRTRGGQTVSGHPESAEQATPAESDGGESADAARPARRRRRRRPSKAPAGTS